Part of the Notamacropus eugenii isolate mMacEug1 chromosome 5, mMacEug1.pri_v2, whole genome shotgun sequence genome is shown below.
ATTAAAGTCCTCCACATCCTGTCTCCCACTTTCCTTTTCAGGTTTATCACATAAAACTTTTCTTAATGCATTCTGTTCTTCAGGCATATTGGACTCTTAGTTGTGCTCAGACAAGTCCCAACTTCTTAGACTTTCATCTGTTTTCACAGAGAGACCCAAATACTTGAGATTTGCTGAGATATCCTTAGTTTTACCTGCTAAAACCTTTCTTTTAGTTCTGCTCAGACTGAGCTTTCTGCAAATACTTCTTTGAATTCTGCTCAGATGAATGCATTTTCTTACTCCACAAATTTTTGATTGAAAAGATTTGAGCTGTTATTATTCATAAAAAGGCAgtcaagaaaacattaaaaaacccTAACATTTCAAAAacacataattggaaaatatgACCTTCTTTCATGAACTGAGTTCTCATCACCACAAATGTGTTCCTTGGGTAAATAGGCAGGGCAGGTATTTGAACTTTCTGGCCTTGGTGGGCTTGTCTGTAAAAGTGAGGTGACTTGTTGAGATGACTTTTCATGTGTCTTCCCATTCTAAATGCAATAATCCTAATCCTAGAATCTTAGACCTATTTATAAATGTCACCTCCCCTTggagggatgtaaacagtttgcccttattgaataacttgtttttttttcttttccatttaccttttcatgccttttTTGAGTATTGTATCTGACGATGAAATTTTCTGTTGGAAGgtttggaagtcctttattttattgaatatctatCTCCTTCcctaaaagattatgctcaatttcttACGGTAGTTGATCCCTGGCCGTAatccaagatttttttcccttatggagtatcatattccaagcccttaagagAAGGGTTTGAAAGGGCAAATTAATTGTTTGCAAATTCCTTTGAGTAAATAAGTGATACAGCAACCAAGAagttgttaaaattgttttagagTACATTAAAGAGGTATGGTAATACAAAGGATGTAGGAGATAGGTCTGTCTTAATTTGTCTTGGtcaatgtaatggtaatttaaatgggaagatccttcccattcattaatggactcatgtgacctgcttaaatcacatggaagcctaagtcacatatggtgAGAGAAGCTTGCTCTCCTGGTGGAACCAGAAAGGTGGAACAGAATTGGGAGGAAGTTGCTAACAGCAGTTAGGACAGAGGGAAGATAGGATACAGGGAAGCAGGCATAGCTAGACTAGTgaatgtttgtttgtgggaaggtcctggggggaggatagagggatAAGGCttaggaatggctttgtcccctgcagtgataatgtatattgacttcttggctactatgacaaaTTTCATTTTCTGGTGTTAAGATTTAactttctggtatctaaataaatgtttttcctctgccttctatatggcaagtctgttttactttgtgattcagaactacaccagcatattaATAGTagccctcagtgctgtgaatattgcctgagCAATACAGTCAAAACATAGCTAGAGTTTTGTGTATTCTTTTGTTTACTTCTGAGTTTACTTAAAAGGAAATTTCAGGCAGAGGCATTAGCTATTGGGAGGAATTCCCATGTCTTAGGAAAGACATAAACAAGCTTTTCTAGGGGAAAAATAAGTTGCACAGTGATGGGATTGAATACTGATTGATTATTTTAACACCATACTATGAGaataaggtttataaagtgaaacagtgttttactttttaaaaaagaagatttAGGGGAAATATCGTAgtagtcttcaagtatttgaagggttgtcatgtaaaagagagaataaattcTATCTTCTTTATGCTAGATTGCAGAAGGTCAGGGGGTGAACATTTCCAAGAAGGTTATAgattgatataaagaaaagtttCCAAACATTTCAATCTACTCAAAACAGAAGCAGCCTGCTTGAAAAGTTAGTGCATTCCATTCTATAATTATAACAACTAAACTTAGCACTCcaaaacagaggagaaaatggatcattttcatatctcttcagAGTTGGGGAACTATGGGTGtttaatattacatatattgtcAGTTACATTTGGTGTATTAGTTCTGCTGAAccgcttttttcctcttttaaaaaatctttattatatCTTACATAAAATGTCTCACTGGTATGAGAAGAAGGCAtacatatatttggaaatgaagatgattataaaaacaaaaaaatttcctgattttttaaaaagaaggtggTATATTTTTAAGGGTTTTCAATACAGACTGCCTGACCACTTTCAGGAATAGTGTAGATTCTTGGTCAAGTAGTTTCCTCACCTTGGTACAGGTAGATTTAGAGACATTCTTATGGAATAGTAGAGAAGAAAGATGTTCTCTCTCCTGGCCATTGTTGTGGGAGTATTAACAGCCCTTCAGAAAGAGAAAGTAGGCATAATACAATGTAAAATTAGAAGTCATCTTTATCATAATAACCCTAACAGAAAGGAGAATAAATACCATAGAAAGGATTTGGTacttttaaacttaatttaaTATAGTTTTCTGATTCATTTCCTCCTTATCTGATTTTCACAAAATCTTGTAAAGTAGGCAACATAGATATTTTTGCTAAAGAGGAAATTATCTCACAGTCCAATTTCTTATCCAAAATTGTACAGTATTTACAAACTCaacctttattaagtgtttacaatGAGTCACAAAGCATGATACTAGGCACTGGTCAAGAGTCCAACTTTAGCTAATATTGCATATTTCCCCTCATGGAGGTTATCCTCTAACGGACATAACATAGACATATAAACAACTATAACACAAAATAATTCAGAAGAATTTCATTAATTCTGTCCCCCAAAGTGCTAGATGCTTTCAAAGGAGTGGGAAGGCCAAGGTTTTCACCCAGAGGTGAGATCAGGGTTAGGCTTCCCAGAAGAGGCTGTGTTTATTTAGGCTTTAAACGATAGGTAGGAATGCAACTAAGAAACTAACATTTGAAGACTCTCATGACATAAGGAGCAGAATGATCAAGGTGAACCTGGGGGAAAGAGTCGCTCTTTATTTTTTTGACTAGATTGTTATGCATTTTTTCAAAAGGATTCTTTGCTTTGAAAATAGATATATGACAAGATTCATTCAAatggtgaattccttgaatattcaCCAAAATAAATCAATTACATGCAACTGTATAGGACAACAATATCATGAGAAAAAGGGAGCCTAAACTTTGCTTTCACTCTGTATTTCAATCAAAAATTTGTTGCAAGATAAGAAGAAAAGTAATTATGTTTATCTCCCTACCATTATTCAAGACAAAACCAAATCTCTTCCCATGATGATTCCAGCCTCCTTCAACAACAGTTTCCCCTTGATGAAAACAAAAGGGCCACACGCTCCCTTATCTGTTTGGTTTTGACACCATAAATGACTGGGTTCATCATTGGAGGTACAAGTACATAGAGATTAGCCAGTAGAATATGGACATGCCTAGGGATTTTCCGGCCAAATCGCTGAGCGATGACAGTGAAAATCCCTGGCAGGTAGAACATGAGGATTACACAGACATGGGACCCACAAGTGCTCAGTGTCTTCAGTCGGGCATCCCGAGAAGATAGCCTGAAGACTGCCCGGAGGATGAGAATATAGGACATAACAATGACTGCCATGTCGAGCATGACACTGAGCAGGGGCACAGAGATTCCATACCAGATATTGATGGTGATATCTGCACAGGCCAGCTTGGCCAGGCCCATGTGTTCACAGAACGTGTGAGCAATGATGTTGGTCCGGCAGAAGGGAAGGCGCTTCAGCAAGAAGACAATGGGGAAGACAGTGGCAAAGCTCCTGAATACTACTATGCCTCCAATTTTGCCAATGACACTGTGATTGAGGATAGCGGTATACTGCAGTGGGTAGCAGATGGCCACAAAGCGATCAAAGGCCATGGCCAGCAGGATCTCTGACTCCACCACAAAGGCAAAGTGCATGAAAAAGAGCTGAGTGACACAACCCCCAAAGGAGATGGCTGTGTCATCCATCCAGAAGATGGCCAGGGCTTTGGGCACAGTAGAAGTGGATAGGATCAGGTCCCAGAATGCCAGCATGGACAAAAAAAGGTACACGGGTTCATGAAGACTACGCTCCACAGCCACAACGAAGATCAGGATGAGATTTCCTGAGGCAGCAACCAAGTACATCAGGCAGAAGGGGATGGAGATCCACAGATGCATCTCCTTCAGGCCAGGGATGCCAATCAGGACAAACATGTCATAGTTGATGGTGGAAAGGTTGGGAGCAAACATGTCATGAAAACTGCCAGTTTCATCCACTCACCTCCCTGCCTGTCCTGCAGCCAAGGGGATGAGAAGTCACAGGACTAAAAAGGAGAATCATCCCATCAAGTAGTTAATCAACATTTCTCAAGCCCCTTCTCTGGGTTCAgctttgtgctttttaaaaataacaattcaccATAATCCAGTAGCCATGATCCATCATTATTAAGGGGTTTTTCTTCTAAGCACTTTATTAAGAAAGCATTGGATCGTAGAACTTAGAATTGGAAAGTTCTTAGAGATAATCTGGCCttattccttttctctattttcatgtgaggaagttgaggcacataaagattaagtaatttgtccaaggacaTGCATGTAATAGAACAGAATCAATTCCTCTCATCCCAAATCCAGGGCCCTTTTCACTGAAGTATAATGTAAAGCTAACtaaacaaacataaaacaatGCAAAATTATTGACTACTTGTTGATTTTGCAAAAGCACATCACAAAGCACATGTAAGACTCAGttgggtggtatagtggatagaatattgatcctgcagtcaggaaaatctgagttcaaatctgagctcaggcacttactagctgtgtgaccctggatggacaaatcacttaactgctatctgcctTAATTTGCTCATACTTAAAATAAGAATAAGACTTGTTTTCCAACATTGTTGTGTGAAAATCAAAAatataatatttctaaagaataTAGCAAATTGCCTGGCCCAGAGTAGATGATcattaaatgcttctttccttccttcccaaatcCTCATTCTTAATGAATACATAATATAGCTAAATTCTATGTTCATTTTGATCATTTCAAGTGTTGGTCTACTTAACAGACTTGTAACTTGTCAAGTCTGTAAACTGTGGGATATATTGTTAAGTCTCATGAAGTTTATATATCACAATTATCCTATACTTTCTTCATATCAAATTGTGTTATTAGATACTTATGTATTTTGCGATGACAAGATGGGGAAGATGCAACTAGACAGTAATTCATTTGAAGAGACACCTGAGGGTGCTAATGGACCTGAAGCTCACTATAAATTCAATTGCTGCCAAGAAAGTCAATATACCTTTAGGTTGTATTAAGACAAGCAAAGAGTCAAGGACTGGGCTTTCCTCATTTGGGggtattgtgttcaattctgggtaccacattttaggaaaaacattgaTAAACCAAAGAGCATCCAAAGAAGGGAAACCAAGATGATAAAGGACAATGACTTAATGATGATCTATTGAAGGAAGTGGAGATTTTAATCTGTGGAAGATTTAGTGGAAACATGAAGTCTTTAAATAAAGATTGATTGACCACATATTGGCTATGATTTAGAGGAATTTCTAAGCATGTCTCGGAACAAATTcggagattctatgattctgtggaaGAAGCAGAAGATCagtaatatagaaaaaaatggaagataacatttGTTTAACCCTGTTGTTGAATCAGGATCTAAGAAACATTAAAAGGACCAGGGCACTAAGTAGCTCCCAGAAGGCTGTCTtacataaataaattgaaaaaaatacaatgcaaTTAGAAAGCATGGATAATTTGCTGTCTGCCCTGTTGGAGGGAGTGATCCTATGTGGAAGGATACATTATTGGGCTAAATTATCCCATCACAGATTTACAGAATTGCAAAtctgaaagagatttcagaagGTGTCTAGACCAACACCCACCtaaacaagaatcccctctatacTCTTCCCCCAAGTAGTCCTCCCACTTCTTCCTAGACAGCTGCAgtaaggaaggcagaaaggaagcTCATTAATTCTTTAGGAAGACCGTTGACTTTTTGGATGCTTTAAAGTgtgcaatttttttcttcatattgagcaaaaaaaaaaaaatcaccattgcTTCTTCCCACGTCATTCTTACAGTTGATATCTACCCATTGCTATTAGTTCTACCCTCTGGGATCAAGCAAAACAGGTTTAATGGATGTTACTTTAATTTGccatcagagaacctgggttcaaatctgccttAATATGTCTAATGTTGAACAAGTCACTTGTTTTTAGGGCCTATTTGACTCATCTCTAAGATGATAATATTAAGTCAGATGATTTTAGTGACCTCTCCCAGTTCTAAAACCTTGGATCCTAATTTAGATAGACATTTTGTGATGCTTTATATAGAACAATGGCCTTGGAATGAGGAAGGCagaaaatccttcctcagatgctTTCTTAGCCAgatgaccctatgcaagtcacttattAGCTCTCAGCTTTCAtgttatcatctataaaatgaagataataatagcaccttctttaTAGAGTTTTTGTGATgattgaatgggagaaaacaagcaaataaataaaacccatgctttttatttattatttaaaagcatttattttaataccatttttttgctgttgtttccccttttatattgtgagctcctagagggcaTTTTTGTTACTTATTTATCCCCAACTCTTGctcagtacctggtacataataggcacatagtaaatgttaacTGACTATCGAGAAGAAACTGGAAACTGCAATATAAATACGAGCTGTGATTTTTGAAACAATGAAATTTAGAGAGAGAATTCTTTAGGAAAATgtgtaaatgaatatttattaataacGATTACCTATCATCCCTGATTTTTACTTGGCATTCAACTGGTCAAATTAGTTATTTCATTTACAGCATGAaaggtaaatgaaaaaatattaaatcagGAAAACATATcctagcaataataataatgcaaatCATATTATGTGTCTTAGGAAATATAATTCAATGTTTAGGAGTGCAGGAAAGCTGAGAAATACCAAATGGTGAATTATTTCATCATGTATTAATTCTAGGGGATATTCAGCTTAGAGAAGAGAGGGTTACGAGGACAATCCAGTTCCTATCTGGAAGTATTGAAAGGCTATATTGAAGagggattaaatttgttctgcttgtctcagaggacagaaccaggagcaatggtaTATATTCACATTCATATGACACTCTAGATTTCTCCTCCACAGATGCTCTCTAGTGTGTCTCATTATCTCAAAGGTTCTAAAAGGTCAACTGAGCCCAAAGTGTATAGAATTCTACCAGATCAGAGAGGCTTTGAGTATGGACCTGGTGAAATAATACGTATCATTCTTGAGGACACCTAATCAAATTTGATGAGGACCATGATCAGATTGGCTCTAAGCAGAGATAAAGTTTTAAAGGACTGACAATTGCTTAAGACCATCTAATTCATTGTAAAGAATGTCATCATCAGAAGGATCATCTTACATTATTGCTGGTACTTTGTACCCAATGCATTCTTTGCAACTCTTCctctcttttatgtgttatcttcctgTTTTAGAACGTAGCTCCATTAGGGCATCTGTCATCTTGctatatttgtatccttagtgttgcaaagagcctgacacatagtaagtgcttactcaGTGTATTTTGATCTCTTCATCTACCCATTCATTTACTCAACCATTAATTTATTCAATCAAAATCTCTGTAATGAGTTGTAGGCTACTTTGGTCAAGACTCCCTTCCTTGATCaacagtctttcttttttcatacctTTCCCTCTCATTCCTCTAAAGAGCTTTGTTGACTTTCTATCCTATGCTTGCCTACCTTTCAATTATACCATTGGGAACTTCTTTGTTAATAAACTTAAGAAGGCAAAAATCACCCTGATCTATTTTGACTCTGATAGCCACTGACTTCTTCAAAAGATTGGAATTCTggtttccctgagttcaaatccaacctcagaaacgtattagctctgtgaccctgggcaagtcacttaaccctgtttgcctcagtttcctcatctgtaaaattagctagagaagaaaatggcaaactactcaaatatgtttgccaagaaaacaccaaaatggggtcacaaagagtcagatactgAAAAGACTCAACATTATACTCCTACTCCTAACTTCTCTCCTAAGTATTCTCTTCCACATGCTAAACAGCCCCAGTATCATTTCTCTGCGATTTTAATTAGTGCttcagataaaaacaaaacaaataactgCCATCTTGGGAAGCATAGAGAGCTTAGTTCTGAGGGGACATGAGAGCTGTTATGTCATCTGAAAAACTATAATATAAAAGAGAGATTAGATCTGTTTTGACTGATTCCACAGTGGCAGTGGATGGACATCACAGAAAGGAGAACATTTATAGAGTGCATGCgatatgccaaacactgtgctaaatgctttgcaaatattatctcctttgatccttgcaACTTTGGGAAGTGAgccctattattatctccatttttagatgaggaaacagacagagaTTCAGTAAATTTGCCAGGATAGCaaaactaggaagtgtctaaagCCAAATTTGACCTGGAGTCTTCTCTACCTCAGATCCACCACACTTATCTACTATTCAATCTAGTATGGGAAATCTCTCCTgggaattagaaaaaagaaatatatatgtgtatgtgtgtgtgtgtgtgtgtatgtgtgtgtgtgtgtgtataagtaaaAGTTgtatttggagtccaaggacatCTTTAGATTCTGGATTCCCATTTCATATGGATGTTGCAGGAGGGATTCCTTGTGCAGTAAAAGATGTACTGATGACTTTCCAgctccttttcaactctgagattctggaatTCTGGCCAAACACAGGGTCAGAGAGGTTCCTTGGAGAAACTGATTATGATAAGAAGGAGTCTTGAATATTTCACTGCCTACTGACTGTCTGACTGAAAAGGAATGTACAAAGAGACTTTGACCAAAGAGATATTTAATCTATTTCTATTACATGCCAGCCTAGCCTGGTGTACCCAGGAGTGGACTCTTTCAGTAACCACAGCTTTTTAATATAACAACAACTAAGAAACAcctgttttctttgtattcttggaGCTCTCTCCATCCACTAGCCCCTGTGACTCACTCACCTCCCTCCATGGTTTTTCTAACACCACAGGTGAAGGTACAAGGTAGAAACAGAGACCTCAAACCTGTTGGGAGTGGCTATTTATCCTTTCTAGAAGCCTTAAGGAAGATTTCAGGATATTCAGGGTCTAGAACTCTCTTCCCTAGTTAAAAAGTCCCCAAGGAGAATTAAACTCAAtttaacaaatgttggagaacagTATTAAAGAGTCTTCCATCTCACTCTcacttgatttcttccttttgggTCCCCTGATGATCTCTGGAGCTGTTTATGCATGGAAAGTAGGAGGAGTTAGTAGAATTCATAAGGTTGTGTGTTTACCAATCATCTGAGGATTCATGCTTCTCAATTAGACTTCTCTTGTCCTTGAGGGGTCACTTTATCCCAGTGAAACTCCCAATGCACAAAAGTATGTTATGTTTCCTCTCCAGAATGACGTTAACAGCCAGACTGtaagaaaaaaagtcatcatcTTTATTCGCACacttcaatttttcctctataatCAGCATTACTACATATAtctcctgcttttcttatttttggCTCCCACTCACTTTGGACCATTTCCAGTAACTTATATGATGCTTTgagattttcaaagtcttttataATATTATCTCAATGTATTCTCATAACGACCCTAGGAGATAGGCATTATTGTTcccttttaacagatgaggaaactgaggcatgaagggattaactgacttgcccagggttacgccTCTTGGAAGTGCCTAAGTCCAAATTTGAATCTGAGTACTACTGATTTGAGTCTAATGCCACCTAGCTGAA
Proteins encoded:
- the LOC140508707 gene encoding olfactory receptor 52B2-like isoform X2, with the protein product MELWFVLIGIPGLKEMHLWISIPFCLMYLVAASGNLILIFVVAVERSLHEPVYLFLSMLAFWDLILSTSTVPKALAIFWMDDTAISFGGCVTQLFFMHFAFVVESEILLAMAFDRFVAICYPLQYTAILNHSVIGKIGGIVVFRSFATVFPIVFLLKRLPFCRTNIIAHTFCEHMGLAKLACADITINIWYGISVPLLSVMLDMAVIVMSYILILRAVFRLSSRDARLKTLSTCGSHVCVILMFYLPGIFTVIAQRFGRKIPRHVHILLANLYVLVPPMMNPVIYGVKTKQIRERVALLFSSRGNCC
- the LOC140508707 gene encoding olfactory receptor 52B2-like isoform X1 produces the protein MFAPNLSTINYDMFVLIGIPGLKEMHLWISIPFCLMYLVAASGNLILIFVVAVERSLHEPVYLFLSMLAFWDLILSTSTVPKALAIFWMDDTAISFGGCVTQLFFMHFAFVVESEILLAMAFDRFVAICYPLQYTAILNHSVIGKIGGIVVFRSFATVFPIVFLLKRLPFCRTNIIAHTFCEHMGLAKLACADITINIWYGISVPLLSVMLDMAVIVMSYILILRAVFRLSSRDARLKTLSTCGSHVCVILMFYLPGIFTVIAQRFGRKIPRHVHILLANLYVLVPPMMNPVIYGVKTKQIRERVALLFSSRGNCC